From a region of the Mercurialis annua linkage group LG1-X, ddMerAnnu1.2, whole genome shotgun sequence genome:
- the LOC126660698 gene encoding uncharacterized protein LOC126660698 isoform X2 translates to MMSGVRQSNAVPKPSGVEVRKGSKQQQSSKIVKEKALPTQPTQSLKRQDLSKAKAYISKQYGGIDDEIKSSGNCRQLADPVRSQTDDELVRYMSNLPGYLQRVERTEKKQDNALNVGVLDWERLESWKCHQKGIPAGVGNIASLPRMDLSAKRPPAYYSPPPQYSETSSKLPLPPCRYYSSHKDGISRNAKSSFHDVESASKSHFDGQKRALWTYKSFHRSSPDTTSEKGKRRESDYKLKTTSKVESWSSSSRYNKMLTEPRESVSSFDREAKQRIEVTQESDIKRKSLKQNSTQSVESSSSKLRSYESSLVTKEKKNFDYRTKKIPELQEPACNLPHQHQADKSKSIVLLLPGKIPQATLSKEPRRSMDEHVTGAIQDSLTEGFSDNGIFSSELHSEFPHSCPLPSRMETNTDQQETTLDANNTQDSDLSSYAMRNARSSIENSGTLDQELTELAARKSRHPSPNRRFSFSLGRMTRSFSFKDSSAVPQLISTYVSSKSGPVIPKASSVTDNSNREKASGHNRVKSSPLRRILDPLLKSRGSSLPNSAGSDQSSRGSIDSCSYNPISAAVSLQNEKRESSSIQAHLMLLRSNGFPLYRFVINQQTILVATPMKNLTSPWKTGQGCNYVLYSIDEIKRKSGSWMNQVGKERNCGFVYNVVGQMMVGQMMVSDSSLLNFSGRTSNVKESVLFGVDQRQKTGQTSAEIKPNTELAAVVLQKPSENLCCGRPPSNKDFMEKGSMPEDKHFNNYTVILPGGVHSLPSKGVPSSLIHRWKSGGSCDCGGWDVGCKLRIFSNENQHQKLQRESDPSLMSDCFELFVQGEPQHDTHIFSMAPVEKGKYSIEFSPSISSLQAFFICVSVLSCQTFPDINEMNLVCEEKAVQDSGNGDVPTKYTPSPPISPVGRV, encoded by the exons ATGATGTCCGGCGTGAGACAAAGTAACGCGGTCCCAAAACCTTCTGGTGTAGAAGTGAGAAAGGGTAGTAAACAGCAGCAAAGTTCTAAGATAGTAAAGGAGAAGGCCCTTCCAACTCAACCAACACAGAGTCTAAAGCGGCAAGATCTGTCAAAAGCCAAAGCTTACATCAGTAAGCAATACGGCGGTATAGATGATGAGATAAAATCTTCAGGGAACTGTCGGCAGCTGGCTGACCCGGTAAGGTCACAAACAGATGACGAGCTTGTTAGATATATGTCAAATTTGCCTGGTTATCTGCAGCGTGTGGAGAGAACAGAAAAGAAACAAGATAATGCTTTGAATGTTGGGGTTTTGGATTGGGAACGCTTAGAGAGTTGGAAATGCCACCAAAAGGGCATCCCAGCGGGAGTAGGAAATATTGCATCCTTGCCCAGGATGGATTTATCAGCTAAAAGGCCTCCTGCCTATTATAGTCCACCTCCACAATACAGTGAGACATCCAGCAAGCTGCCTCTTCCTCCTTGTAGATATTATTCCTCTCATAAAGATGGCATATCAAGAAATGCAAAATCATCTTTTCATGATGTGGAAAGTGCTTCCAAGAGCCATTTTGATGGACAGAAGAGGGCATTATGGACTTATAAGTCTTTTCATAGAAGTAGCCCAGATACAACCTCTGAAAAGGGTAAACGAAGAGAGTCGGATTATAAATTGAAGACCACTTCAAAAGTAGAAAGTTGGTCATCCAGCTCCAGATATAACAAGATGTTGACAGAGCCGAGGGAAAGTGTGAGTTCCTTTGATAGAGAAGCGAAGCAGAGAATTGAGGTGACGCAAGAATCCGATATCAAAAGAAAGTCTTTGAAACAGAATAGCACTCAAAGTGTGGAATCTTCATCATCCAAGTTGAGAAGTTATGAAAGTTCACTGGTTACGAAGGAAAAGAAGAATTTTGATTACCGAACAAAGAAAATACCGGAGTTGCAAGAACCAGCATGTAATCTTCCTCATCAACATCAAGCTGATAAAAGCAAAAGCATCGTTCTCCTCTTACCTGGAAAAATCCCCCAGGCTACTTTATCAAAGGAGCCAAGAAGGTCAATGGACGAGCATGTGACAGGAGCAATTCAGGATAGCTTGACAGAGGGCTTTTCTGACAATGGGATTTTCTCTTCGGAACTCCACTCTGAATTTCCACACTCGTGTCCGCTGCCTTCTAGGATGGAGACTAACACAGATCAACAGGAAACGACACTTGATGCAAACAATACTCAGGATTCTGATCTCTCATCCTATGCAATGAGAAATGCTCGGTCTTCAATTGAAAATTCGGGGACATTGGATCAAGAATTAACAGAACTGGCTGCTAGGAAAAGCAGGCATCCATCCCCAAATCGCCGCTTTAGCTTCAGCTTAGGTCGGATGACCCGAAGTTTCAGCTTCAAGGATAGTTCAGCTGTCCCGCAGCTGATCTCCACATATGTATCAAGCAAATCTGGTCCTGTGATACCAAAAGCGTCGAGTGTTACGGATAATTCTAACAGAGAGAAAGCAAGTGGTCATAACCGAGTTAAATCCAGCCCTTTGAGAAGGATACTGGATCCACTACTGAAGTCAAGGGGATCTTCTTTACCAAATTCTGCTGGAAGTGATCAGTCATCAAGAGGAAGCATAGACTCCTGTAGTTACAATCCAATTAGTGCTGCTGTATCACTTCAAAATGAAAAGCGTGAGTCATCCAGCATACAAGCTCACCTGATGCTTTTAAGAAGTAATGGATTTCCTTTGTACAGATTTGTTATAAACCAACAAACTATCTTAGTTGCTACTCCAATGAAAAATTTAACATCACCGTGGAAGACTGGTCAAGGCTGTAACTATGTTTTGTACTCCATCGACGAAATTAAGAGAAAAAGTGGCAGCTGGATGAATCAAGTTGGTAAAGAGAGAAATTGCGGCTTTGTCTATAATGTGGTCGGCCAGATGATGGTCGGCCAGATGATGGTCAGTGACTCTTCCTTATTGAATTTTTCTGGAAGGACCTCGAATGTAAAAGAGTCGGTTCTGTTTGGAGTTGATCAAAGACAGAAGACAGGTCAGACATCAGcagaaataaagccaaacacaGAGCTTGCAGCTGTAGTTCTACAGAAGCCTAGTGAAAACTTATGCTGTGGAAGGCCACCGAGCAATAAAGATTTTATGGAAAAGGGTAGCATGCCAGAGGATAAACACTTCAATAATTATACTGTCATTCTTCCTGGCGGTGTACATAGTTTGCCAAGCAAAGGAGTTCCTTCATCGTTGATTCATCGCTGGAAATCCGGTGGATCATGCGACTGTGGAGGTTGGGATGTTGGTTGCAAATTACGCATTTTCTCCAATGAAAATCAACATCAGAAGCTTCAAAGGGAATCTGATCCTTCCTTGATGTCGGATTGTTTTGAACTTTTTGTTCAG GGAGAACCACAGCATGACACTCACATCTTCAGCATGGCACCGGTGGAGAAGGGAAAGTACTCGATTGAATTTAGTCCATCAATTTCTTCATTACAAGCATTTTTCATTTGTGTCTCGGTTTTAAGCTGTCAGACATTTCCTGATATCAATGAAATGAACCTTGTATGTGAAGAAAAAGCTGTGCAGGACTCTGGAAATGGCGATGTACCTACGAAATACACTCCAAGTCCGCCAATCTCCCCTGTCGGAAGGGTCTAG
- the LOC126657636 gene encoding uncharacterized protein LOC126657636, which yields MLVLVRNIRFDLNFLQVSSQIVLEPEIHIHLSNYIMPLYNLSLDVIDMQLQELNRRFDEVNTELLLCVACLSPKDSFSAFDKKKLVKMAEFYPYVHGDDRFSNLNGIGELSKRMVEVEKHNIYSLVYLLLKLALILPVATTTVERAFSAMKLIKTYIEKDVFNSVTNDVIIQYFQDIKTRRG from the exons ATGTTGGTCTTGGTCAGAAATATTAGATTTGACCTAAATTTCTTACAAGTCAGCTCACAAATAGTTTTGGAACCGGAGATCCACATTCATTTGTCAAACTATATCATGCCACTCTATAATCTTAGCTTAGATG TAATTGATATGCAACTTCAAGAGCTcaatcgtcgttttgatgaagtcAATACTGAATTACTTCTTTGTGTTGCTTGCTTGAGTCCAAAAGACTCATTTAGTGCATTTGACAAGAAAAAGTTAGTCAAGATGGCTGAATTCTATCCAT ATGTACATGGAGACGACagatttagtaatttaaatggAATAGGAGAGCTTTCAAAGAGGATGGTGGAGGTCGAGAAGCATAATATTTATTCACTAGTGTATTTACTATTAAAGTTGGCGCTAATTTTGCCTGTAGCTACAACAACCGTGGAGCGAGCTTTTTCAGCGatgaaattgataaaga CATACATCGAGAAGGATGTATTTAATAGTGTCACCAATGATGTAATTATTCAGTATTTTCAGGATATAAAAACTCGTCGAGGATAA
- the LOC126660698 gene encoding uncharacterized protein LOC126660698 isoform X1 — protein sequence MMSGVRQSNAVPKPSGVEVRKGSKQQQSSKIVKEKALPTQPTQSLKRQDLSKAKAYISKQYGGIDDEIKSSGNCRQLADPVRSQTDDELVRYMSNLPGYLQRVERTEKKQDNALNVGVLDWERLESWKCHQKGIPAGVGNIASLPRMDLSAKRPPAYYSPPPQYSETSSKLPLPPCRYYSSHKDGISRNAKSSFHDVESASKSHFDGQKRALWTYKSFHRSSPDTTSEKGKRRESDYKLKTTSKVESWSSSSRYNKMLTEPRESVSSFDREAKQRIEVTQESDIKRKSLKQNSTQSVESSSSKLRSYESSLVTKEKKNFDYRTKKIPELQEPACNLPHQHQADKSKSIVLLLPGKIPQATLSKEPRRSMDEHVTGAIQDSLTEGFSDNGIFSSELHSEFPHSCPLPSRMETNTDQQETTLDANNTQDSDLSSYAMRNARSSIENSGTLDQELTELAARKSRHPSPNRRFSFSLGRMTRSFSFKDSSAVPQLISTYVSSKSGPVIPKASSVTDNSNREKASGHNRVKSSPLRRILDPLLKSRGSSLPNSAGSDQSSRGSIDSCSYNPISAAVSLQNEKRESSSIQAHLMLLRSNGFPLYRFVINQQTILVATPMKNLTSPWKTGQGCNYVLYSIDEIKRKSGSWMNQVGKERNCGFVYNVVGQMMVGQMMVSDSSLLNFSGRTSNVKESVLFGVDQRQKTGQTSAEIKPNTELAAVVLQKPSENLCCGRPPSNKDFMEKGSMPEDKHFNNYTVILPGGVHSLPSKGVPSSLIHRWKSGGSCDCGGWDVGCKLRIFSNENQHQKLQRESDPSLMSDCFELFVQTCTLIQGEPQHDTHIFSMAPVEKGKYSIEFSPSISSLQAFFICVSVLSCQTFPDINEMNLVCEEKAVQDSGNGDVPTKYTPSPPISPVGRV from the exons ATGATGTCCGGCGTGAGACAAAGTAACGCGGTCCCAAAACCTTCTGGTGTAGAAGTGAGAAAGGGTAGTAAACAGCAGCAAAGTTCTAAGATAGTAAAGGAGAAGGCCCTTCCAACTCAACCAACACAGAGTCTAAAGCGGCAAGATCTGTCAAAAGCCAAAGCTTACATCAGTAAGCAATACGGCGGTATAGATGATGAGATAAAATCTTCAGGGAACTGTCGGCAGCTGGCTGACCCGGTAAGGTCACAAACAGATGACGAGCTTGTTAGATATATGTCAAATTTGCCTGGTTATCTGCAGCGTGTGGAGAGAACAGAAAAGAAACAAGATAATGCTTTGAATGTTGGGGTTTTGGATTGGGAACGCTTAGAGAGTTGGAAATGCCACCAAAAGGGCATCCCAGCGGGAGTAGGAAATATTGCATCCTTGCCCAGGATGGATTTATCAGCTAAAAGGCCTCCTGCCTATTATAGTCCACCTCCACAATACAGTGAGACATCCAGCAAGCTGCCTCTTCCTCCTTGTAGATATTATTCCTCTCATAAAGATGGCATATCAAGAAATGCAAAATCATCTTTTCATGATGTGGAAAGTGCTTCCAAGAGCCATTTTGATGGACAGAAGAGGGCATTATGGACTTATAAGTCTTTTCATAGAAGTAGCCCAGATACAACCTCTGAAAAGGGTAAACGAAGAGAGTCGGATTATAAATTGAAGACCACTTCAAAAGTAGAAAGTTGGTCATCCAGCTCCAGATATAACAAGATGTTGACAGAGCCGAGGGAAAGTGTGAGTTCCTTTGATAGAGAAGCGAAGCAGAGAATTGAGGTGACGCAAGAATCCGATATCAAAAGAAAGTCTTTGAAACAGAATAGCACTCAAAGTGTGGAATCTTCATCATCCAAGTTGAGAAGTTATGAAAGTTCACTGGTTACGAAGGAAAAGAAGAATTTTGATTACCGAACAAAGAAAATACCGGAGTTGCAAGAACCAGCATGTAATCTTCCTCATCAACATCAAGCTGATAAAAGCAAAAGCATCGTTCTCCTCTTACCTGGAAAAATCCCCCAGGCTACTTTATCAAAGGAGCCAAGAAGGTCAATGGACGAGCATGTGACAGGAGCAATTCAGGATAGCTTGACAGAGGGCTTTTCTGACAATGGGATTTTCTCTTCGGAACTCCACTCTGAATTTCCACACTCGTGTCCGCTGCCTTCTAGGATGGAGACTAACACAGATCAACAGGAAACGACACTTGATGCAAACAATACTCAGGATTCTGATCTCTCATCCTATGCAATGAGAAATGCTCGGTCTTCAATTGAAAATTCGGGGACATTGGATCAAGAATTAACAGAACTGGCTGCTAGGAAAAGCAGGCATCCATCCCCAAATCGCCGCTTTAGCTTCAGCTTAGGTCGGATGACCCGAAGTTTCAGCTTCAAGGATAGTTCAGCTGTCCCGCAGCTGATCTCCACATATGTATCAAGCAAATCTGGTCCTGTGATACCAAAAGCGTCGAGTGTTACGGATAATTCTAACAGAGAGAAAGCAAGTGGTCATAACCGAGTTAAATCCAGCCCTTTGAGAAGGATACTGGATCCACTACTGAAGTCAAGGGGATCTTCTTTACCAAATTCTGCTGGAAGTGATCAGTCATCAAGAGGAAGCATAGACTCCTGTAGTTACAATCCAATTAGTGCTGCTGTATCACTTCAAAATGAAAAGCGTGAGTCATCCAGCATACAAGCTCACCTGATGCTTTTAAGAAGTAATGGATTTCCTTTGTACAGATTTGTTATAAACCAACAAACTATCTTAGTTGCTACTCCAATGAAAAATTTAACATCACCGTGGAAGACTGGTCAAGGCTGTAACTATGTTTTGTACTCCATCGACGAAATTAAGAGAAAAAGTGGCAGCTGGATGAATCAAGTTGGTAAAGAGAGAAATTGCGGCTTTGTCTATAATGTGGTCGGCCAGATGATGGTCGGCCAGATGATGGTCAGTGACTCTTCCTTATTGAATTTTTCTGGAAGGACCTCGAATGTAAAAGAGTCGGTTCTGTTTGGAGTTGATCAAAGACAGAAGACAGGTCAGACATCAGcagaaataaagccaaacacaGAGCTTGCAGCTGTAGTTCTACAGAAGCCTAGTGAAAACTTATGCTGTGGAAGGCCACCGAGCAATAAAGATTTTATGGAAAAGGGTAGCATGCCAGAGGATAAACACTTCAATAATTATACTGTCATTCTTCCTGGCGGTGTACATAGTTTGCCAAGCAAAGGAGTTCCTTCATCGTTGATTCATCGCTGGAAATCCGGTGGATCATGCGACTGTGGAGGTTGGGATGTTGGTTGCAAATTACGCATTTTCTCCAATGAAAATCAACATCAGAAGCTTCAAAGGGAATCTGATCCTTCCTTGATGTCGGATTGTTTTGAACTTTTTGTTCAG ACTTGCACTTTAATACAGGGAGAACCACAGCATGACACTCACATCTTCAGCATGGCACCGGTGGAGAAGGGAAAGTACTCGATTGAATTTAGTCCATCAATTTCTTCATTACAAGCATTTTTCATTTGTGTCTCGGTTTTAAGCTGTCAGACATTTCCTGATATCAATGAAATGAACCTTGTATGTGAAGAAAAAGCTGTGCAGGACTCTGGAAATGGCGATGTACCTACGAAATACACTCCAAGTCCGCCAATCTCCCCTGTCGGAAGGGTCTAG
- the LOC126660703 gene encoding uncharacterized protein LOC126660703, with protein sequence MTALGGSTFCFKVNFIDRVLPCACLNNSFKMLPNLSSTTHYCPLKLQIAQRAPPIVKAPRLLSLTACRVKREGSGEILSGENIVVDEQTLARDLQIAIEEENYAQAAKIRDSLRLLQEDSKASVLAANARFYNAFRNGDLASMQNLWAKGNNVCCVHPGASGVIGYDDVMESWELVWMNYDFPLEIELKNAQVHFRGDVGYVTCVEFVRTKGSSWGAQFVTNVFERIDGQWFICIHHASPVDL encoded by the exons ATGACGGCTCTTGGTGGATCTACCTTCTGTTTCAAA GTAAATTTTATTGATAGAGTGCTGCCATGCGCTTGCCTTAACAATAGTTTCAAGATGCTTCCTAATCTCTCTTCTACAACACATTATTGTCCTCTCAAGCTGCAGATTGCACAACGAGCCC CACCCATTGTGAAAGCTCCGCGGTTGTTGTCATTAACAGCATGCCGAGTAAAACGTGAAGGCTCGGGGGAAATATTGAGCGGTGAAAACATCGTAGTGGATGAGCAAACCCTAGCGCGGGACCTGCAGATTGCAATCGAAGAAGAGAATTACGCCCAAGCTGCAAAAATTAGGGATAGCCTTCGGCTACTTCAGGAGGATAGTAAAGCTTCAGTACTGGCAGCAAATGCTCGGTTTTATAATGCATTCAGGAACGGTGATTTAGCTTCAATGCAAAACCTTTGGGCAAAGGGAAATAACGTCTGTTGTGTGCACCCCGGTGCTAGTGGAGTTATCGGATATGACGATGTTATGGAGAGCTGGGAGCTTGTATGGATGAACTATGATTTCCCATTAGAGATCGAGTTGAAAAATGCTCAAGTTCATTTTAGAGGCGATGTAGGATATGTTACGTGTGTGGAGTTTGTTAGGACGAAAGGCAGCAGTTGGGGAGCTCAATTTGTAACAAATGTTTTTGAGAGGATTGATGGTCAATGGTTCATTTGTATTCATCACGCTTCACCTGTTGACTTGTAA